The nucleotide sequence CATTTATAGTAgtgtatacctataatcccaatatttggagttggaggcaggaggatcacaaccTTGaagtctgtttgcttttcttaacaataataaaaatggaagaataagaggaggaggaggaggaggtggaagaggagtagggggagaagaagaagaagaagaagaggaagaggaagaggaagaagaagaagaagaagaagaagaagaagaagaagaagaagaagaagaagaagaagaagaagaagaaaaagaagaaaaagaagaagaaaaagaagaagaaaaagaaaaagaagaaaaaggagggggaggggaaggagaaggagggggaggggaaggagaagaagcccACGTAGCCTCTGTTTTTGCAGTATCTAGCATAGCGTTGGGTTAGTATAGGTATTCAGCTAGCACTGTTAATACGGGGAGGTGGTGGGTAGGTAGGGTCTTCTTATCTGTCACAGTCAGGATGCGAGCTTTAAAACATGAGTTTGCCATGTCTTATACTCAGCTTTTTTGTTCCTCATTTTCTGAGTTACAGATAACCCTATGGTTCAGAGCCCTTGTAGGTGCCCAGGCACCTGTTGGGAAGGAAAGCCCTGCTGCTGGCATATGGCTGGGGCCCTGGATGCTTCCTAAGATTGTTTATATTCGGTTCCTTCACGTTGTAGTCCAgctttttctctattctttggTGGCTGAGTTCCTTCTAGAGCTGTGCTCTCTTTTCTAAATGGCCGGCCAGAGTGAGAACACCATGCCAGACTTCCTAATGACACACATTGCTAGTTCTCATTTCTGAGCTATTAATTATTagatattcttatttatttttccttgtgaATTGGTATGTATATCAtggacatttttcatttttatccttcaaatacatattaataattaattaatgtatAGATGactcttcttatttttataaagctGGTGGTTGGAAGCCTAGGTTAGCCTTCAATTTCTATTCCTTTGTATCTAAggattgaatgctgggattagagacctGAACCATCAAGTCTAGCCTATAGATTACTGTTAAATGGGACATTCCTAATATTGGTAACAAAAGTTTCCAATTATTAACCAAAACACCACAAAGCCATTTGAGAAAGAATGACACACTTTTCCCTCCTTTATTTATGAGCCTCCATTAGGAAGCCCTAGTAATTAAAGACGTGCATATAGGCTCTAATGGAAGAGTTAAATAGCCTTAATTATTAATCATTCATCATTATCATGGCTCCCCTTTGCTCTTCTTGCAGTTGTTAATTTTCTTCCTATAATCTTTGCCTTTACCTTGGGACTCAGGGTAAGGTGCAGGTGAGCTTTTTGAACCTTGTCTCTCTTATCTAGCCATTATTCTTCCTAACTTCTTAGTActctctctcatttgttttctctctttctccctctctctccctcccttcttccttcctcccttcccttctttcttaaaTGGCTCTCACCATTTCACTCAGATGGGCTAGAATTGACTGCAGAGCAGAATGGGCAGCCTGTCCTCCAAGTGCTGGGCAGGAAAGGCTGTCACCTCCTAGCCTTCTTACACACTCCTGTGAGCCCATCCACTCACAGTccttgtattttgttgttgttattctgttAGAGGTgacttattttctgatttttttctatttggttcttttctctttttggcaGTGGACAGGGTAAATATGATCATAGAACATGTTCCCTTGTGCCAAGGGGCTTGAAGCTGTCACCTAGTGAAACTTCacaattttctgaaaagaaaataaggttATGCTATGCTGACTCATTGTAAATGATGCAATTTTGTTGAGAAGCAAAACCCCAGAtcaacccaaaaaacaaaacaaaatgcgcACACCAAAACCCCAAATGAATAAACACAATTATGTCAtttttcaaagctttcaaagaaatGGTGAAGAAAAGGGAAGTGACACAAAAATACTGTAATCTCCACGGGAGCAAAAATTTGTCTTTAACTTGAGAATGTATTTGCAAGGTGGTTCGGGACACATTGTCCTGTGTTCTGATGGGATCAAGAATAGTTGTCACAAAGGAGAGAGAATATTAGGGCCTCAGATAGAGAAATTGCTGGCAGTTAGTTATGTTACCCTTCAAGAAGACAATGAGCACTAATAAAACAATGAAACTTAATAGATAGATGGTTATAACTGGCTTTTTAAGGTTGAAGAACAAGTTAcagaggaaatagaaacaattgTTCATCAGGCTAAGTGGGAATCAGTGCTAAGTCtggttttaaatgattttttccaAATCTGACCCTCTAATCCTCAAGGTATGCATCGTAGAAAGCAAAGTTGCGTCACGATGGCTTGGCTATTGTATGGTAGGTCAacattgatttattattttatttaattaattgatCAATTCAGCTGTCatgggccttgtgcatgcttggAAATCATTGTATCACTGAGTTATGTTCACTATTTTAATGCAAGCGCGTTTTATCTCTCATGATTACCATTGTTACATTTAAAGTACTGAGGAGAAGGGGTGGATGGCTCTGGTGAGGTTACGACAGAAGGTGAAAGGTCTTGTTTGCTGGTCTTTTCATTCATGTGACTGAATTTCTCAGACTCAGCTATTTTTCACTTGCAACACTGAGGCAATGATGCTACACAATTCTCATAATCCTAGATGCTTCTAAAAATGTAGCTACCCCTCAAACAAGGTaagtgaggtaagtcagaccaaaaagaggaacatgggatgtactcactcatatttggtttctaaccataaataaaggacattgagcctataattcgtgatcctagagaagctaaataagaaggtgaacccaaagaaaaacatataggcatcctcctgaatattaacctttatcaggcggtgaaaggagacagagatagagacccacattggagcaccggactgaaatctcaaggtccaaatcaggagcagatggagagagagcacgagtaaggaactcaggaccgcgaggggtgcacccacacactgagacaatggggatgttctatcgggaactcaccaaggccagctggcctgggtctgaaaaatcatgggataaaaccggactctgaatatagcggacaatgaggactactgagaactcaagaacaatggcaatgggttttgatcctactgcacgtactggctttgtgggagcctaggcagtttggatgctcaccttactagacctggatggaggtgggtggtccttggacttcccacagggcagggaaccctgattgctctttggactgacaagggagggggacttgatcaggggagggggaggggaatgggaggcggtggcggggaggaggcagaaatttttaataaataaataaatacaaataataaaaaaatgtagctACTCCTCAAATATCTGCAAAGATGCTGACTGAAAGTGCTGTAAATCTATTGATCAATGGTAATATAGAAATATCAGAGAAAAGTTCATGAACTTAAAGGGGACCCTTTAAGATTGCTGTCCCGTAGATGGTATTACTATCCTGTGTTCTTGGGAGAGCGGATGTTATACTTAAACGTCTGGTAGCCGTTTATTTGAAATGAATTTGCAATGGTTAAACACTTCCCTGTGTGTTTCAGTCCAAATATTGCAAATTCATGGGAATTGTTGGGTATAACTTTTGACAATGGAGGAAATTGAAAGGAGATTTTTCTCATTAGCTTTGTTTTGCGTCATTTCCTTAAATCCCAAGGGTAAAATGTACATTTTATAATTCAAATGATAATGTAAAATGTAACTACAGAACTCTGAAGATGCTGTCACTTTAAGCTTTCTTCAAAAAACACGAAGAACCATTTTTAGTGGGTTACGCATTCCTTATTTAGCTGGATTAATCTCGTAGTTACCAAAGGCAGATTGATTTGCTTATAAACTCATTAAACCCAATCTGCACACAACCACATCACAGATGATAAAGTGGGAAAAGACCACTCAAACTGTCAGTCTGCATCCACTCACCGCCTCAGTCTTACTAACATCTGATTTAACTTGTAGGCAATGCGCTCCACATTGTGTGTCTTACACACTGTATTTTGAAGTGATGTGTGAACGATTATTCACCGTGTATGCTGATGTGGCTGAAAAGACTTGATATGAGACCTGAGGCTGGGAGACTGTGGGTGAATCAGTGTTTCCGCATCAACATGGAAGTCCCCATGTGTGGGCTTCTGTGTTAGAGGCAGTTATTCAGGTAACAGGCATCTTTCCTCCACATTGGTGCTGGAGTTCAGAAGGACATGTGCTGCTCCCTGGTTACTAACAGTTCAGAACGTTACATGCATGCCTTTCACTTTATAGAAGCCTCTTAGTTTCAAAAGGAACAAAATTTGTTCCCCCTCACTTATCTAATGAGCTGATTAGTGAAAACATAAATTATAACATTGTGAGGCTGAAAATTTCATTAGTTGTGGTACTTAAGATTTCTTAGTAATTTTTGTGATTGTATTATGTGAAAACGTTTGTCTGtgataagaaagagagagagacggagacagagggagataaagagagacagagacagacacacacagaggcacacagagaaagacagagagaaacagatacacacagagacagacagacagaaacagacagagacaaagggagacagagagacagagatagacagaaagacagacagagggagacagagacagagagagacaaaagagatagatagatagatagatagatagatagatagatagatagatagatagagacagacagacagacagacagacagacagaaacacacacacagaaacagagagacacacacatggaatGGTGTTTAAAGAATAGGAGAAATGATTTTTCTTCCAACATGTGATGGCAGTAAAGTCTTTAATATACTGTGGCTGCTAGAAGTTTATCTATCACAATGTAAGCAGAAATATGTTTTTTAGATTTGATCTCAGTTTTACTCTTGAAATTCACCCTGTCATAATTTGATCCACTTgaattttagacaaaaatgaaGTATCTAGTAACTTCATTTCAAAGGCTGGCAGTTTTCTTCCATGGCATCTGATAGCGAGAATGAATGAAGGCCGTCTATAATTTTGGCTGTCTTGCTCGGGCATGACTCTGCTTTTGGCTGTCTTTCTCATTCCTGTTGGTTTTGGCCAAGAAGCATTTGGGCTCTCCTGATCCCATCCTGAGACTATCTTTTAAGTGTGCTGCTAACTTCTATAACTCTGCATGGAGGAGACAATGTGATTTCTTCCAGTCCAGAGGCTTCCGTTGTCATATTGGATTAAGTGACCAGCACACTCTGGAATGACCTcatcttcatttacattttaattacatCTGCAAAGACCCTATTTCACTGTGAGACCACATTCCCAGTGCAAGGTTTAGGACtccaacatatttttttttgtgggatgCAATTCACTTTGCCGAAGTGACTGCCCATTGTGGAGGAGGGGCTTTTGTGCATTACTTAAACCTAGTAGACAATGGTTACATTAATAGCAGGCTGGACCTCACTGATGTTGGAAAAACTTCTTTTTCATACATTTGTTCTTCTTTCAATGGAGTTCTATTTTCAGAGCATGGGATGATTCGTTTTAATTGTTATCTTGTCAGGATCTAGAATCATCAGAGTACTGAGCCTCTGGCTATACTTACGGGAGGTTATATTGACCATATTAACTGAGGTCTGAAGAGTCAGCCACAGTGGGTGGCATCGTTTTCTGAGAGGCACCTTGGACTCTCAGAAGTGGAGAAAGGAAACCGAGAGGCAGCCAGCGTTCATCCCTGTCAGCTTCCTCACTGTGGATGTGATGCCCGCTCCTAGCCACACTCCTGATGCCTTGACCTCCCCACTGTGATGGGCCATGCCTTGAACAGGAAGCTACAATAATCCCCGCGTCATGTGAGTTGGTGCTAGTGACAGCATCATGGAGGAATAGCACATGGCTGATTGCAGCTGAGAAGGTGAAGCCAGCGTTACCCATTTCCATGACGTGAGCTAGCTTTGAAAAGATTTGCATGGCCAAGGTCTGACCTATAGTGAGAAAACATCAACCACATTCTTTTCAGCTTCCTAGAGATTATGTTTTGTAAAAGTAGGAAATGAGCCACAGCTCAGGAATGGCCAGAACTAGGTCATCAGTACACATTCAGCCTCCATAAATGCGTTTCAAGGAAAAATGCCTTCCCAGAAAGTCACTCTTTTGGGCGCTGTTTGCCTGGAAAAGATTGCTAAGCTGAATCCCTGGCTTCAAAAGAACCTGTGCTTCAGGCTGCAGCGGAACATGGCCACCCAGCTGGGGAAGCACCTCTGAGTCTCTTGATGATTTTCACTggacaagaaaaatgaaagaccTTTGTTTTCTGCTGAACCTTGTTCTCTTGTCTCAGGGAGATGGTAGACTCaaaagcttttgctttttctcttatGAATGCCAGCATTTTATGTTTGAGTGAGAAGGGAGGAATGAGAATTTTTAACCTAAGAAACTGTATGATGAAAACTCATGATAAATGGAGCACAGCCCCTTTCCTGGATTTTTACTACTGAATCAGACAGATAATTGTTACACCTACTCACATGTCTCCTTAGTGCTCCGTCTTCCCAGGCTTTCTGTTCTCTCGTGTATGGTCCTTTTCCAGGAATCCTTCCATCCCATTAGCTTTTCCTTCCATGCTActgcattttccttttattctagaatctgtgtttaattttccagcTCTCtcctttattcttattttcctttgtcAGCCCGGGGTCTTTTATTTTCCAAGTATTGttgtttcatttctctcttgGTACCCCTTTCATGGGTTATTGTACAGTTGacttatttctctctgctcttcagttTGTAAAGCCTTTCACCATACATTATACatcaagacaacaacaaaaaaccccacaaaaatgGATTCTTATAATAACTCTACACTGTAAATCAATTTTTAGACTCTACGTTGCCAAATCCCATTATAACTTAGTTTCCTTCAAAACTTTCTATGGAAAATTagatttattaattgttttcaaCAAAAGTAGAAATAGTTGTTTTTGTCACGTGGCGATGCTTGTCTGCTGACCTTGAGACCAGAGTCCTTGTGCTGGGTTCAGATCATATTTGCTCCTTTGTCCACTGTGTTCTCTTAAGGAAGTCATGCTGTCTACTTAATTACTACTGTCTTCATCCCTTAAAGTCAACAGGGCAAGTCAAAAGTGTGTCCTCAACTAACCACGGAAGTCAGGATTCCCTTCTTCCAGAACTTCCTGACTCAAAActgacttcttcttcttttttttttaaaacaagatcctGAAGTGAATTTTGTGTTCAAGGAAGTTGAAGAATTAGATATTCTTCCAGAGTTCTTTCAGTGTTGGCTTTAATGATTAATGTAAACCTATTTTAACAAGAGAAATGGATGAAATAATttgcaacatgaaaaaaaattgtgCAAACTTTTTTGTAAGAGTTTCAGTGGATctccacatcagagcactggactgagctcccaaggtccagttgcagagcagaaggagggagaagttgagcaaggaagtcaggacagtgaggggttggtccacccactgagacagtgtgcctgatctaatgagagctcaccaaatccagctagactgggactgaacgagcatgtgatcaaaccggactctctgaatgtggctgacaatgggggctgactgagaagccattgataatggcaccgggacttgtttctactgcatgtactggctttttgggaccctagtctatttggatgcacaccttcctaggcttggatggaggggggaaggccttgaacttcccacagggcaggataccctaccctctcttaagactggagggggagggagaagggggagtgggggagtcagaggggactgggaggaggcgaggaagtggaaatttttgaatggaaaaattaaaaaaaaaaagagttgcagTGGAATTGCGTGGAAAGCTCTGACGTAATGCTGATGGGTGTCCTCTCTGAACAACGGACTCTTCCCTCTGGGGATGTTCTGATGCTGTAGGTAGTTTTCCCTAGCAGGCTGCCTTCCACTGCAGTAACCCTTGGAACTCTTAGTTCCTTCCCGGCCATCCGTGCTGCTTGTTCAGGCTTGTAATTCCTATGGGAAGAGAACTGCCAATCTTCTTTAAAACAGTCTGCTTAAGTTCAAGAGAGTGGTTCTGGGGACAAAAAGGGAGATCATCATTGAAAAACACTGTAGGTATTTTTAGATAGCTACAAAGGAGCAGAAATCCAGGCTTATGTCAAATCTGTTCTCTTCCAATTTTCTCAGATACTTTCTAACAGTGGGGTGTTTGTGCTAAAGGAGGGTATCAACACAAGGTGAGTGAAGGACATGGCACAGAAATCCCACAGAACTGCAGGCTGGGGTGGATACAGTGGCAGAATGGTTTCATTTCATTATAACTTGTTGCTGATGTTGATGGGTTACTGAACATTAAGTGccctatttttaattgtttcatgTTGTTGAATTGCAGTTGATTTAaggaaaactgaaacaaacagatttctttctttcttttctttttttttttttttagcttgccATTATAGTCTTTAATGTGAGAAACAGGGAAGGGATAGTCATAAAATAGCTTGACACAAGAGTACAGGGGATGACAATGCTATTAAGTGGAGATTCTTTTATGTTGTAGTCTTTCCAATCAGGCCGTGAGGAACCTTGTCTTCAATTTATTGTTTTGAAAGTTCAAATGTTTTCCAGTAGTACTCAGTGAGACATTAAAGTAGATGACGACATTCCTGGAGTGAGTGAATTGCTTGatcaaaattaaggaaaaaatatgGGTAAGTGGTTTTTGTTTAGTTAGCACCTTCTTTTCTCGGTTTTCAGACTCTTAATTACTTCTCCTTCATTAAATTTAGCTGAGGAGCTAAGCTTCTGTCATTGTGTCGGGGGGAAGGGGTGTTCTTAaggtgtcaaattgacaaaaagaGATCCTTAAACTAATGGCTTGCTGGTCTACTCTTGAGTGTTACTCCAGGAGTTATGTGACAGAGGAACACTAATTTTGTAGGCCATCTGTCTTTCCCATCAGGGGCAGAACCCCCAAGCAGAATCTTTTGTCAAAATCTGAAGAGAGTCTCTGGTAGTTATGTGAGTCTTGCCTCACAGACTGCTGGGCATCACATAAAACCTGAGTACCTATGTCCTCTTCAATTTAATCGAGTTCTAGtcaaaagtagaaaatatttgaGTACAGTTTCTTTACTTGCGGACAGCTCTTTGTGTCCCCCTGTGTTCATCATTGCTGCCACTGTGGGACCTGTTTACAAGTAGAGTCTTCAGCTTCTCCAGATACTAGGCTACCACTCTCCATTTATTTGGACAAAGCTATAACGAAGTTGACATCTTTTTGTCATTCACACACTCTTGCTTTTATATTATGTGATAGATTTGTTTCTCCTGAGTTTTCTCCAcccctttttaaagaaaaaaaaggttaaagtaCAAATCAAAACTTGATTTAGATTACAACAGCTTGGCTAGTTttctttatttgggggggggcGATCTAGTATATTTCTTGAGTCATCTCtcattttgaaagaaaagaacttaaaatgaaatttactttttaaatgttcttatttatttactttgtgtatttgtgtttgggtgtgagttcatgtgtgttatGTAGAGGTTAGAGGAGAAGCTGAGGgtgttcattctctccttccactctgtggggTTTGGAGTTAAACTCCAATGGTCAGTCCTGGTGGCAAGTGGCTGTACTTGGTGAGCCATCTTAATAGTCCTAAGATAAAATAATCCTATAGATAAGATAAAGTTTTTCCAGTTTCTAGAAATTTCCAAATAGAAGGTATGTTTCCCAGGGTTCCGTTTGCATAGAGGAAAGGATACTGTTGACAGTTGTGGCACAGTGTTCTAAATACAAGGCTTAAACGTTGACATCAAGCAAGCCCATCATCATTTCCCATTACTTTGATCTTTAAGGTCTTCCACATTTTTCTAAATCTTTGAAGCCAAAGTATGTTTCTGTGAATGTGAAAATTTAGCTGTTTTTATAAAAAGGCAAATACCTCCATTTTTCATAGAATCAATCTtgattttataaatgttatttttatgggTCTGGAATCTTTTAGATTCTAACTTGGTGAcactctttaaatatatatatgtatacctgGCGTTTGAGTCAGTCTGTTTTCCTGGGATAGCCATAGTAATCAGCTTGAACTAGCGAGCCAGTTCTACAATCCAGAGGGACACGAGTGACTTCCGGTGTTTCGTCTTTCCTAAGGTTGCTTTAGAACATGCTCTGGCCTTGTGAATGCTCTAGTACGCTGTAACACTGtggaaaatttaaagaacaaCAATAGACTTGGTACTCGTTCAAATGTAATTTCTCCTGAGAGCATTTGAAATTTGCAGTGGGTTAATGAAAACTTCAGTCACTATTCTAGTTCATAAGGTATCCCCCTGGCTAATGGAATTTTTCCACTACTCTCAGGCTTAAGAGAGAAATATGCACTAATGGACCCAACATTTGAGTTGGGTGGCTTATTCCCCCCCCCTCtcaaatatttgtcttttctgcACCACTGGCATAAGAGGGGTGGAAACAATGGTcagaactttttttaaatttatttttactgagctctacatttttctctcctccctccttcccctcccctccaaccctcccccaaggtccccatgctcccaatttactcaggagatcttgtctttctctacttcccatgtagattagatctatgtatgtctctcttagtgtcctcattgttgtctaagttctctgggattgtgatttgtaggctggttttctttgctttatgtttaaaaaccacttatgagtgagtacatgtgatacttatctttctgggtcttggttgcctcactcaaaatgattttttctagctctatccattttcctgaaaaattcaagatgtcattatttttttctgctgtgtagtacaccattgtgtaaatgtaccacattttccttatccattatttgtttgaggggcatttaggttgttcccaggttctggctatgacaaacaatgcttctatgaacatagttgagcacatgtccttgtggcacgattgagcatacgttgaatatacccaaaagtagtattacttgATCTTGAGGaacgttgtttcctaattttctgagaaattgccacactgacatccaaaggagctgtaccagcttgcactcccaccagcaatgcagaagtgttccctttaccccacaacctctccagcataagtaagaatggccaagataaaaaaacactgatgacaacttataatGGCCTGAAGTTTGAGTCACAACATCAAGGAACCAGAGACTGCTCAAATCAGAATCTTAGCATGTGTATTAACCTGTGTTAGAGGGGGTCATCTTCAGGAGTCTGCCATATGGGGAAGAAAAGCTAACCCACCTGCACTTCCTAATAATCCTTGAAGATAATGAGAGCAGCAACAGTAAGTTTCCCTCTTCCAGGAGACACTTAtgtcccatcttttttttttttttttttttttttactcaagcAGTCTTTAATGAAAACTGTATGAGACACCCCTACTCCTGCATCTTCTCAATCGTTTCTTCCTTGTAtttgcccttctcctttcctACTTGTCGAGACTTGGCTTTCCTTTCGAGGATCTTCTTTCGGTCTTTGTCCGGCTTTAGCCTGGTGATCACCACCTTGCTGGGGTGGATGCCCACGTGGACAGTTGTGCCATTAGCCTTTTCCCGCTGCACCCGTTCAATGTAGATGACGTATTTCTTCCTGTACACTTGGACCACTTTGCCAATCTGCTGGCCTTTGTAGTGTCCCCGGACAACCTGAACTTCGTCATCCTTTCGAATGGGCATCGAGCGAACATTGTACTTCTGTCTCAGCTCTTTGGAAAGTGGGGAAGACATGATCTTTCTCCGAATGTGAGAAGGTGCATTGAAATGCCGTTTGCGGTTCTTGCTCCGGTCAGAAGTCACAAAGGGATTGAACTTCATTTTGGCGGCTGCGATCTTATGTCCCATCTTTAACACCCCTCCTTCTACTGCAATCATTTGTAATGTGAAACAGGCACCCAAGAAGGCCAAGAATTTTATTGCCACTGTGACTAAtctattattttttgttattatcaTTTTTCAGTGACTTTGCTTTCCCAGAGAGCCCTGTAAtagggggaggcagaaatctgtCTTGCTTCTGGAGTAAGGAGGAGGGTCCAAGAACATTGGCCAACGGCAAAAAGATGTCAGACCAATGGGATACCTGGTTATACCCACAAAGAATTATTTCTAGGATGAGTGATTCTTAATCATTTCATGTGTGAACACATCACAGAATAATCACATGCCATTACCTATAACAGGGACTTCTTATAGAGCTAGAAGTGGCTCTGAGCCTGGAATTGGGAAAGCAAGGAATGAATGGATGTTCCTAGCCCTCAAATAAAGTTTGCTCACTGAATGTCAATGAACCCCTGTGGCTGTGGTTAGAACTCCTAGAATAGTGTCATGACTGTTGCATTTCCTACGCTTGTGTGAAAATTTGTCTGTGACACGTGCAAGTCAGAAGAAGGCAAGAGAAAGGCACAAGGAAGCATTGTTGGGATAGCAGGGAGAGAGCAAATCAGGCAGAAAAAGAACTATTAAAACAGAACAGGCCTGGAAAGAGTGCTGTATAAGAAGCAGATACGGATGAAGGGGGTTCATCAGAGTGTCATGAGGACTCCCTGTGCCTTCATTAATATTGTGGGTTCGCTAGCTACCTACAGGCATTTACTGATCCTGACCACAATTCTTGGCTTTGAGAAGTTAGTACTGAACTTAGAACCAGGGAGTTCTCCTGTCCTTGTTATGTTTAAGGAGTCTGTTTATATCAAAAAGTACAAATGAGAGAGGTTCatgtgaaaaatatataatttctcttggcaaatctttttttttttttaagatttccttatttattatgtatacaacattctgccttgatgtatgcccacacgccagaggagggcgccagatctcagtacagatggttgtgagccaccatgtggttgctgggaattgaactcaggacctctggaagagtagccagtgctcttaacctctgagccatttctctagccccttggCAAATCTTCTTGAAGAGAGAGTAGCATGTTGGAAAAAACCCTGAGTAACATGGAACACCCTCTTTGTTTGCACCTTTCTGTCAGATCACAGACATTATGGTTCTGGCTGCTATTCATCCTCACATGCCTATCTGGCCTCCCTTTTCAT is from Microtus pennsylvanicus isolate mMicPen1 chromosome 1, mMicPen1.hap1, whole genome shotgun sequence and encodes:
- the LOC142842533 gene encoding large ribosomal subunit protein uL24-like encodes the protein MKFNPFVTSDRSKNRKRHFNAPSHIRRKIMSSPLSKELRQKYNVRSMPIRKDDEVQVVRGHYKGQQIGKVVQVYRKKYVIYIERVQREKANGTTVHVGIHPSKVVITRLKPDKDRKKILERKAKSRQVGKEKGKYKEETIEKMQE